One Bartonella sp. TP genomic window carries:
- a CDS encoding HIT domain-containing protein → MTAHIYDENNIFAKILRGELDSIKFYEDQQALGIMDIMPESNGHCLILPKAKARNILDVSPEVLRTIILLIQKTSRACMKTFKADGISIMQYNEKAGGQTIFHLHFHIIPRFNNKTLNLHNSKAVDLNLLNAQAKSLKAILEA, encoded by the coding sequence ATGACTGCACATATTTATGACGAGAATAATATTTTTGCTAAAATCTTACGAGGCGAGCTTGATAGCATAAAGTTTTATGAAGACCAACAGGCCTTAGGAATAATGGACATTATGCCAGAATCTAATGGACATTGTTTAATTTTGCCCAAAGCAAAAGCAAGAAATATTTTAGACGTTTCACCAGAAGTGTTACGAACAATAATCCTGTTAATACAAAAAACAAGCCGCGCGTGTATGAAAACCTTTAAAGCTGATGGCATATCTATAATGCAATATAATGAAAAAGCTGGGGGACAAACTATTTTTCATTTGCATTTTCACATTATCCCTCGCTTTAATAATAAAACCTTAAATTTACACAACTCCAAGGCCGTAGATTTAAATTTATTAAACGCACAAGCGAAATCTTTAAAAGCTATATTAGAAGCCTAA
- a CDS encoding RidA family protein gives MLIEDKLKNLGLTLPVAPSALATYVAVQRSNNLLFVSGQLPFEEGKLNPIGKVGTDVSIEEAIIGAQNCALNSIAQLKEYIKDLSLIGGVVKLTVFVAVANNFYDIAKVANGASDLFVQLWEEKGKHARSAVGVAALPLNAAVEVETIFNIKEK, from the coding sequence ATGTTAATCGAAGATAAATTGAAAAACCTAGGCTTAACACTGCCCGTAGCTCCTTCTGCTTTAGCTACTTACGTAGCAGTACAACGCAGTAACAACTTATTATTTGTGTCAGGTCAATTACCATTTGAAGAAGGAAAGCTAAATCCTATAGGAAAAGTTGGCACCGATGTAAGTATCGAAGAAGCTATAATTGGCGCTCAAAACTGCGCCTTAAATAGCATAGCTCAGCTCAAAGAATATATAAAAGATTTAAGCCTGATAGGTGGGGTAGTAAAGCTTACTGTATTTGTTGCAGTAGCCAATAATTTTTATGATATAGCAAAAGTTGCTAACGGCGCTTCAGATTTATTCGTACAGCTTTGGGAAGAAAAAGGAAAGCACGCTAGATCTGCGGTTGGCGTAGCAGCACTGCCATTAAATGCCGCTGTAGAGGTAGAAACAATTTTCAACATAAAGGAAAAATAA
- the rpsB gene encoding 30S ribosomal protein S2: protein MALPDFTMRQLLEAGIHFGHQQHRWNPKMAPYLFGVRNNLHIIDLSQTVPLLHTALKKVSDTVANGGRVLFVGTKRQSSDIIAESATNCAQYYVNSRWLGGMLTNWGTISNSIKRLRKLEELLVSEQQGFTKKERLNIEREREKLTRALGGIKDMGSLPDLMFIIDTNKEAIAVQEAKKLGIPVVAVIDSNSNPDGIDYPIPGNDDASRSIALYCELVARAAIDGIERQQRNLGTDLGAQELPLQEALVAEKLENMDENKTDSNLAG, encoded by the coding sequence ATGGCATTGCCTGATTTTACTATGCGTCAGCTTTTGGAGGCTGGCATTCACTTTGGTCACCAACAACATCGTTGGAATCCTAAAATGGCTCCTTATCTTTTTGGGGTTAGAAATAATTTACATATCATTGATTTATCGCAAACAGTACCTTTGCTTCACACTGCTTTAAAAAAGGTGTCTGATACTGTTGCTAATGGCGGTAGAGTTTTATTTGTTGGAACAAAAAGACAATCATCAGATATTATAGCGGAGTCGGCAACCAACTGTGCTCAGTATTATGTTAATTCACGTTGGTTAGGAGGTATGCTAACTAACTGGGGCACTATCTCTAACTCTATTAAGCGTTTGCGTAAATTAGAAGAGCTTTTGGTGTCTGAACAGCAGGGCTTTACTAAAAAAGAACGCTTAAATATAGAAAGAGAGCGTGAAAAATTAACGAGAGCCTTGGGTGGTATTAAAGATATGGGCTCCTTGCCCGACCTTATGTTTATAATCGATACTAATAAAGAAGCAATTGCCGTGCAAGAGGCTAAAAAACTTGGGATACCAGTGGTAGCGGTTATAGATAGTAATTCCAATCCTGATGGCATTGACTATCCTATCCCTGGCAATGATGACGCTTCTCGATCTATAGCGCTTTATTGCGAGCTTGTAGCTAGAGCGGCTATTGATGGAATTGAACGGCAGCAGAGAAACTTAGGAACAGATTTAGGCGCCCAAGAGTTGCCTTTGCAAGAGGCTCTTGTAGCAGAAAAGCTTGAAAATATGGATGAAAATAAAACAGATTCCAATTTGGCTGGGTAG
- the tsf gene encoding translation elongation factor Ts, with product MMITAEQVKELRSLTGAGLMDCKAALKESAGDIEAAIDWLRKKGIAKADKKADRTAAEGLVGVASHENTAIMVEINSETDFVARNGDFQNLVRNVMHAALQSDRPYEDLGKAKYDADGKTVDEAMRDAVATIGEKISLRRNVRLQVDKGLVATYVHNSVAEGLGKIGVLVAIETSGDKAAAVNFGRQVAMHIAAINPLALNQNELDAEVIARERAIFSEQARASGKPENIIEKMVEGRIRKFYEEVVLLSQPFVVNPDLTVSEALKEAEKTVGAPMVIKSFVRFALGEGIEKVETDFAEEVAAAAKA from the coding sequence ATAATGATAACTGCAGAACAGGTTAAAGAACTGCGTAGTTTAACTGGTGCTGGTTTAATGGATTGCAAAGCTGCTTTGAAAGAAAGTGCTGGTGACATAGAAGCTGCAATTGATTGGTTGCGTAAAAAAGGTATAGCTAAGGCGGATAAAAAAGCAGACAGAACTGCTGCAGAAGGTTTGGTTGGAGTAGCTAGCCATGAAAATACAGCTATAATGGTTGAAATAAATTCCGAAACAGATTTTGTAGCTCGTAATGGGGATTTCCAGAATCTAGTTCGGAATGTTATGCATGCTGCGCTTCAGTCAGATAGGCCATATGAGGATTTGGGCAAGGCTAAATATGATGCTGATGGAAAAACTGTTGATGAGGCTATGCGTGATGCTGTCGCTACCATAGGTGAAAAGATTTCTTTGCGTCGTAATGTGCGCTTGCAAGTAGATAAAGGGCTTGTGGCGACTTATGTGCATAATAGTGTTGCTGAAGGTTTAGGAAAAATTGGAGTACTTGTTGCAATTGAAACAAGTGGCGACAAAGCCGCTGCGGTTAATTTTGGGCGCCAAGTCGCTATGCATATTGCAGCAATAAATCCGTTGGCGCTTAATCAAAATGAGCTAGATGCAGAGGTTATAGCCAGAGAAAGAGCTATATTTTCTGAGCAAGCTAGGGCGTCTGGCAAACCAGAAAATATTATTGAAAAAATGGTCGAAGGTCGTATTCGTAAATTTTATGAAGAAGTGGTTTTGCTTTCACAACCTTTTGTGGTTAATCCTGATTTAACTGTGAGCGAAGCTTTAAAAGAAGCTGAGAAAACTGTTGGGGCTCCAATGGTTATTAAATCTTTTGTTCGTTTTGCTTTAGGTGAGGGTATTGAAAAAGTAGAGACGGATTTTGCCGAAGAGGTCGCTGCCGCAGCAAAAGCTTAG
- the pyrH gene encoding UMP kinase — protein sequence MSIDTTYKRVLLKVSGEALMGEKGFGIDVDVVDRIAADIAKMRAMGVCIAIVIGGGNIARGVTLAANKQERVTGDHMGMLATVINALALRSALMRLQVDAMILSAISMPQICEAFSQQRVLKNLDAGKVVIFAAGTGNPFFTTDTAAALRAAEIGADVLIKATQVDGIYDADPKLYKDAKKIAAVSYDEVLKHNFSVMDMTAISLAKENSIPIIIYSIIEVGGLEKILSGSGNFSIIS from the coding sequence GTGTCAATAGATACAACCTATAAACGTGTGTTACTTAAAGTTTCTGGCGAAGCTCTTATGGGCGAAAAGGGATTTGGTATTGATGTTGACGTTGTTGACCGTATAGCTGCAGATATAGCTAAAATGCGAGCGATGGGAGTTTGTATTGCTATCGTAATTGGTGGTGGCAATATAGCTCGCGGTGTAACTTTGGCCGCAAATAAACAAGAGCGCGTTACTGGCGATCATATGGGGATGCTTGCAACTGTTATAAATGCTTTAGCTTTACGCAGTGCATTGATGCGCTTGCAGGTTGATGCGATGATTTTATCTGCTATATCTATGCCTCAAATTTGTGAGGCATTTAGCCAACAGCGAGTTTTAAAAAATTTAGATGCTGGCAAAGTAGTGATATTCGCTGCTGGCACTGGAAACCCGTTTTTTACCACAGATACTGCTGCTGCTTTGCGAGCGGCAGAGATAGGTGCTGATGTGCTTATTAAGGCAACACAGGTGGACGGTATTTATGATGCTGATCCCAAATTATATAAGGATGCTAAAAAAATTGCTGCTGTAAGCTATGATGAAGTGTTAAAGCATAATTTTTCTGTAATGGATATGACGGCTATATCGTTGGCTAAAGAAAATAGCATTCCAATAATTATATATTCTATAATAGAGGTGGGTGGATTAGAAAAAATATTATCTGGCTCGGGTAATTTTTCCATAATTAGTTAA
- the frr gene encoding ribosome recycling factor, translating to MSDVFTTVDLKRRMEGALSALSHELSGLRTGRASANLLDPIKVESYGSQVSLNQVANITVPEPRMICVAVWDKTQVSAVDRAIRESRLNLNPIIDGTLLRIPLADLNEERRRELVKIAQQYAEQARIAIRHVRRDGMEHIKKLEKDSAISKDDSRIFSEQVQSLTDNMVKQVDVLLEKKEAEIMQV from the coding sequence ATGAGTGATGTTTTTACTACTGTAGATTTAAAACGCCGTATGGAGGGTGCCCTTTCGGCGCTTTCACACGAGCTATCTGGTTTGCGTACAGGGCGTGCCTCGGCAAATTTACTAGACCCTATAAAAGTTGAATCCTATGGATCGCAAGTTTCGCTTAATCAAGTAGCAAATATTACCGTGCCTGAACCCCGTATGATTTGTGTTGCTGTTTGGGATAAAACGCAAGTTTCGGCCGTAGATCGTGCTATTAGAGAGTCTAGGCTTAATTTGAATCCTATCATAGATGGTACCTTATTGCGTATCCCTCTGGCTGATTTGAATGAGGAACGACGTAGAGAATTAGTAAAGATTGCACAACAATATGCAGAGCAAGCGCGTATAGCTATACGGCATGTGCGTAGGGATGGGATGGAGCATATTAAAAAATTAGAAAAGGATAGTGCAATTAGCAAAGACGATAGCCGCATTTTTTCTGAGCAAGTGCAATCTTTAACAGATAATATGGTAAAGCAAGTGGATGTATTATTAGAAAAAAAAGAAGCGGAAATAATGCAGGTATAA
- the uppS gene encoding polyprenyl diphosphate synthase, giving the protein MTELRHIAIIMDGNGRWAERKFSSRKLGHAEGVKIVPRIIERALKIGLPCLTLFAFSCENWTRPEDEVSNILELIKRFISHDLQTLHEKNVRLKILGRRDNLDDSLVALFDQAESKTSENTGLMLNIAFNYSGRDDIIRAVNKLILADDLEVTEEKFATYLDTSIFGDPDLIIRTSGEMRLSNFLLWQAAYSELYFCDCYWPDFGVKHFDAAIKEYKKRKRTFGRLSNSN; this is encoded by the coding sequence ATGACAGAGTTACGCCATATAGCTATTATAATGGACGGTAATGGCAGATGGGCAGAGCGTAAATTTTCTTCACGCAAGCTAGGTCACGCGGAAGGTGTCAAAATCGTTCCACGTATAATTGAGCGAGCCTTGAAAATTGGTTTGCCTTGCTTAACTCTTTTTGCTTTTTCGTGTGAGAATTGGACGCGGCCAGAAGATGAAGTGTCGAATATTCTAGAATTAATAAAGCGCTTTATTTCACATGATCTACAAACTCTGCACGAAAAAAATGTTAGGTTAAAGATTCTTGGTAGAAGAGATAATCTTGATGATTCGTTGGTAGCTTTGTTTGACCAGGCTGAATCTAAAACGAGTGAAAATACTGGTCTTATGTTGAATATAGCTTTTAATTATAGTGGGCGTGATGATATTATACGTGCTGTAAATAAATTGATTCTAGCCGATGATTTGGAAGTAACAGAGGAAAAATTTGCAACCTACTTGGATACTTCAATATTTGGTGACCCTGACCTTATAATTCGGACTAGTGGTGAAATGCGTTTATCAAATTTTTTGCTTTGGCAAGCGGCTTATTCTGAACTATATTTTTGCGATTGTTATTGGCCTGACTTTGGTGTAAAGCATTTCGATGCGGCGATAAAAGAATATAAAAAACGAAAGCGTACTTTTGGGCGGCTTAGTAATTCTAACTAG
- a CDS encoding phosphatidate cytidylyltransferase — MHNLLLRLVTGFILAFFAGLLTYFGGVWFNLFIILLCGLVYFEYQTIANTYYSLLLKSCAWFFYAIVAILILANISIYVVLQLIAFLSVLTGILAYYDSFFIAVRKKISIENIFWPFFGFLYTVLPLLCLSYLRTTVVFGDVIVFYLFAAVWGSDIGGYVGGKLIGGVKLAPSISPNKTWAGAFFGGFFAIIFVGLLGIFIKKLSFTFIWPALLLASFAQLGDLFESMIKRRFSVKDSGSILPGHGGVLDRVDGLLFAVVAWSVLLLFTKDLMELF, encoded by the coding sequence ATGCATAATTTATTATTACGCCTAGTTACGGGGTTTATTTTAGCTTTTTTTGCGGGTTTATTGACCTACTTTGGTGGAGTATGGTTTAATCTTTTTATAATCTTGTTATGTGGATTAGTTTATTTTGAATATCAAACTATAGCTAATACTTATTATTCGCTTTTATTAAAGTCATGTGCTTGGTTTTTTTATGCAATAGTTGCAATTTTAATATTAGCAAATATTTCAATATATGTTGTGCTACAATTGATAGCGTTTTTGTCTGTTTTGACTGGGATTTTAGCTTATTATGATTCTTTTTTTATAGCGGTAAGAAAAAAAATAAGTATTGAAAATATTTTTTGGCCATTTTTTGGTTTTTTATATACTGTTCTACCTTTGTTGTGTTTAAGTTATTTAAGAACAACCGTTGTTTTTGGTGATGTTATTGTTTTCTATTTATTTGCTGCTGTATGGGGTAGTGATATAGGTGGGTATGTTGGAGGCAAATTAATAGGCGGCGTTAAATTAGCCCCCAGTATATCGCCAAATAAAACCTGGGCTGGAGCATTTTTTGGTGGTTTTTTTGCTATAATTTTTGTAGGACTATTAGGGATTTTTATAAAAAAACTTAGCTTTACTTTTATTTGGCCTGCTTTATTGCTGGCCAGCTTTGCACAGTTAGGCGATTTATTTGAATCTATGATCAAACGAAGATTTTCTGTAAAGGATTCTGGTAGCATTTTGCCTGGTCATGGTGGAGTTTTAGACAGAGTAGACGGGTTGTTATTTGCTGTTGTTGCTTGGTCGGTGCTCCTTTTATTTACTAAGGACCTAATGGAGCTATTTTAG
- the bamA gene encoding outer membrane protein assembly factor BamA, with protein MLAKRTSITGKKARCDLAVISRIALLAGAVYFSASVSSNAAVVHNIFVHGNNKISQQEIIDHLGISINQDFSSTAIDTAVKNLFALGFFSDVHVNQVGDRLIVSVKEYNLVNGVFFEGNKKIPSKNLQSLLLIKPRQSFNSSNLAADVKTIKDAYKAAGLDNVNVTTRTMNVGGGSVNVVFHIDETKELKIKKIIFVGNNKFSPRRLGEVIHMQSTGLFTWLTHADVYNQDRLAVDEEALRHFYFTHGYADFNVVSAKAVLDPQTNSYTVTFVLSEGPKYKFGNIKIESTVDQVAVKPLYNVVKTRTGHEYNSDKVEDSLSAINDAIVNSGYAFAKVDAHTDHDFNNKTISMIYSINRGERAYIERIEVSGNSKTKDYVVRREFDLSEGDALNATLIRRAKRRLEALGFFQSVDITTKPGDAPDQVVLVVNVVENATGEFSVGGGYTTGGVSPGASLDLSVAENNFLGRGQYIRVGAGAGRDSARNFNFSFTEPYFFGHRLPVGIDLFRTTYRMDNDYGVMEMGGSPRIVIPLSENLAANLSYNLVKERYSLGAGIKPEALKQQYAGAIAKAAEKPWLRSSLAYGLVYNSLDNMRIPRSGLYIKVAQEFAGLGGEAKYLKTYGKVMSYTTLSDQHDIIGLLSAGAGFMHQSDAGGARVFDMFKNDNDMVRGFKYNGMGPRQKSLGGSTYFIGGSKYMNATAELQYAIPVLTDSLGMRGAVFADAGTVYDNPYLPTTPCSAPNTPKSCEPGVTNNKMFLRSSVGVSLMWASPIGPLRFDYAVPIRKDKGDLIEAFNFGVSSKF; from the coding sequence ATGCTTGCAAAGAGAACTAGTATTACAGGTAAAAAAGCTAGATGTGATCTGGCTGTTATCTCAAGGATAGCATTACTCGCAGGCGCTGTATATTTTTCTGCTTCAGTTTCTTCTAATGCTGCTGTTGTGCATAATATTTTTGTGCATGGGAATAATAAAATAAGCCAGCAAGAAATTATAGATCATTTAGGAATTAGTATTAATCAAGATTTTTCTAGTACCGCTATTGATACTGCTGTGAAGAATTTATTTGCTCTTGGCTTTTTTTCGGATGTACATGTTAATCAAGTTGGCGACAGACTTATAGTTTCAGTTAAAGAATATAATTTAGTTAACGGAGTTTTTTTTGAAGGTAATAAAAAAATTCCTTCTAAGAATTTACAGTCACTCTTGTTAATTAAGCCTAGGCAGTCTTTTAATTCGTCAAACTTGGCGGCGGATGTAAAGACTATAAAGGATGCTTATAAAGCAGCTGGTCTTGATAATGTGAATGTAACTACGCGCACTATGAATGTAGGTGGTGGTAGTGTTAATGTAGTGTTTCATATAGATGAGACAAAAGAACTAAAAATTAAAAAAATTATCTTTGTAGGTAATAATAAGTTTTCGCCAAGGCGCTTGGGTGAAGTTATACATATGCAGTCTACAGGATTGTTTACTTGGTTAACGCATGCCGATGTGTATAATCAAGATAGATTAGCAGTTGATGAGGAAGCGCTCAGGCATTTTTATTTTACGCATGGTTATGCTGATTTTAATGTAGTTTCTGCAAAGGCCGTTTTGGATCCTCAAACTAATAGTTATACTGTTACTTTTGTGCTTTCAGAAGGCCCTAAATATAAATTTGGTAATATAAAAATTGAAAGTACGGTAGATCAAGTCGCCGTTAAGCCACTGTATAATGTCGTAAAAACTCGTACAGGGCACGAATATAATAGCGATAAAGTAGAGGACAGCCTGAGTGCTATAAACGATGCCATTGTTAATTCTGGTTATGCTTTTGCAAAAGTCGATGCTCATACAGATCATGATTTTAATAACAAGACTATTTCTATGATATATAGTATTAATCGTGGTGAAAGGGCTTATATTGAGAGAATAGAAGTTTCCGGGAATAGTAAAACTAAAGATTATGTTGTTCGTAGAGAATTTGATTTAAGTGAAGGTGATGCACTTAACGCTACTCTAATCAGGCGGGCAAAGCGTAGATTGGAAGCATTAGGGTTTTTCCAATCTGTTGATATAACGACTAAACCTGGGGATGCTCCAGATCAGGTAGTGCTAGTAGTAAATGTGGTAGAAAACGCTACCGGAGAGTTTTCCGTAGGTGGTGGTTATACCACTGGTGGTGTTAGCCCAGGGGCTTCATTGGATTTGTCTGTTGCTGAAAATAACTTTTTAGGTAGAGGTCAATATATCCGTGTGGGCGCAGGCGCAGGCCGTGATTCTGCTCGTAACTTCAATTTTTCTTTTACTGAGCCTTACTTTTTTGGCCATCGCTTGCCAGTAGGTATAGACTTGTTTCGTACTACTTATCGTATGGATAATGATTATGGTGTTATGGAAATGGGGGGAAGTCCTAGGATTGTTATTCCTCTATCAGAAAATTTAGCTGCTAATCTATCTTATAATCTAGTAAAGGAGCGCTATAGTTTGGGCGCTGGAATAAAACCAGAAGCTCTTAAGCAACAGTATGCTGGTGCCATTGCCAAAGCGGCTGAGAAACCTTGGTTACGCTCATCATTAGCGTATGGTTTAGTCTATAATAGCTTAGATAACATGCGCATTCCTAGAAGCGGTTTGTATATTAAAGTTGCTCAAGAATTTGCTGGCTTGGGCGGTGAGGCCAAATATTTGAAGACTTATGGTAAGGTGATGTCTTATACTACTTTGTCTGACCAGCATGATATTATCGGACTTCTTTCTGCTGGAGCGGGCTTTATGCATCAAAGCGATGCAGGTGGGGCTCGTGTATTTGATATGTTTAAGAATGATAATGATATGGTACGTGGATTTAAATATAATGGTATGGGCCCAAGACAGAAATCACTTGGTGGCTCTACTTATTTTATCGGTGGTTCTAAATATATGAACGCTACAGCGGAGTTACAATATGCTATTCCTGTGTTAACGGATAGTTTAGGAATGAGGGGAGCTGTGTTTGCTGATGCTGGTACTGTATACGACAATCCTTACTTGCCTACCACTCCTTGTAGTGCTCCAAACACCCCTAAGAGCTGCGAGCCTGGTGTAACGAATAATAAAATGTTTTTACGCTCTTCCGTTGGTGTAAGTTTGATGTGGGCTTCTCCTATAGGGCCGTTGCGGTTTGACTACGCCGTTCCAATTAGAAAAGATAAGGGAGATTTGATTGAGGCCTTTAACTTTGGTGTTTCGAGTAAATTCTGA
- the lpxD gene encoding UDP-3-O-(3-hydroxymyristoyl)glucosamine N-acyltransferase: MSSPRFYNLASPITLGEAVELSGAKLLNEGYSERLIKNLSSCEKASKDSLIFIENKKYLLNIKNLSVAAVLCTAEIAEAIPSHIAVLVAKRPYYSFCIIANFLYQVPLTSDNSHLDSNFPNSYVDKTAILEENVIIEAGAHIGAHVQIGKNTIIKALATIGPNCTVGRDCLIGYGVTLQFAMLGDKVILHPGARVGQDGFGYLPASDGITKIPQLGRVIIQDNVEIGANSTIDRGSLDDTIIGEGTKIDNLVQIAHNVRLGRFCVIAGHCGISGSVTVGDQTLLGGHVGIKDHIKIGSRVAIAAASGVMNDIPDGETWGGVPARPVKQWFREVITLRNLGISGK; this comes from the coding sequence GTGAGCTCTCCCCGCTTTTATAATTTAGCTTCACCCATAACTTTGGGTGAAGCTGTTGAGCTTAGCGGCGCTAAGCTGTTGAATGAAGGTTATAGCGAGCGGCTTATAAAGAATCTTTCTTCCTGTGAAAAGGCCTCGAAAGATTCTTTGATATTTATTGAGAATAAAAAATATCTTTTAAATATTAAAAATCTTAGTGTTGCGGCTGTGTTGTGTACTGCTGAAATAGCTGAGGCGATACCTTCTCATATAGCTGTTTTAGTAGCAAAGCGACCTTATTATAGTTTTTGTATTATAGCAAATTTCTTGTACCAAGTTCCATTAACTAGCGACAACAGCCACTTAGATAGCAATTTTCCTAATAGCTATGTCGATAAAACGGCGATTCTAGAAGAAAATGTGATAATTGAAGCTGGTGCACATATTGGCGCGCATGTTCAAATAGGTAAGAATACTATAATCAAAGCTTTGGCTACTATTGGTCCTAATTGCACTGTAGGAAGAGATTGTTTAATAGGATATGGGGTCACCTTGCAATTTGCTATGTTAGGGGATAAGGTAATTCTGCATCCTGGAGCTCGTGTTGGGCAGGATGGGTTTGGTTATTTACCAGCTAGCGATGGTATTACGAAAATACCTCAATTGGGTCGTGTAATTATACAAGATAATGTAGAAATTGGTGCCAATTCTACTATTGATCGCGGTAGTCTTGATGATACGATAATTGGAGAAGGAACAAAGATTGATAATTTAGTGCAAATTGCACATAATGTTCGTTTAGGTAGGTTTTGTGTTATTGCTGGCCATTGCGGTATTTCTGGTAGTGTTACTGTTGGCGATCAGACTTTATTAGGTGGACATGTAGGTATAAAAGATCATATTAAAATTGGTTCAAGAGTGGCTATAGCTGCTGCGAGCGGCGTAATGAATGATATCCCCGACGGTGAAACTTGGGGCGGGGTGCCAGCTAGACCCGTTAAACAATGGTTTCGTGAAGTTATCACCTTACGAAATTTGGGAATTTCAGGAAAATAA
- the fabZ gene encoding 3-hydroxyacyl-ACP dehydratase FabZ → MSDKTRLSHADILKILSVLPHRYPFLLIDKITAIDGDNSAIGIKNVTFNEPYFLGHFPGMPIMPGVLIIEAMAQTAGTISLLANFEQSKPGTVYFLTIDKAKFRKPVVPGDQLELHVHKIKYRAGVSKYACIAQVDGQKVAEAEVSAMIGLSEEN, encoded by the coding sequence ATGAGTGATAAAACTCGTCTTTCTCATGCAGATATTTTAAAAATTTTATCGGTGTTGCCGCACCGTTATCCTTTCTTATTGATTGATAAAATAACAGCAATTGATGGGGACAATAGTGCTATAGGAATAAAAAATGTTACTTTTAACGAGCCATATTTCTTAGGACATTTTCCGGGGATGCCAATAATGCCTGGTGTGCTGATTATTGAGGCTATGGCTCAAACGGCAGGGACTATTTCTTTATTAGCAAATTTTGAGCAAAGCAAACCGGGAACCGTTTATTTTCTAACTATCGATAAAGCAAAATTTAGAAAACCAGTTGTTCCAGGAGATCAGCTGGAGCTGCATGTACATAAAATAAAATATAGGGCTGGCGTTTCAAAGTACGCATGTATAGCTCAAGTTGATGGCCAAAAAGTTGCTGAAGCTGAGGTTTCTGCAATGATAGGCTTAAGCGAAGAAAATTAA
- the lpxA gene encoding acyl-ACP--UDP-N-acetylglucosamine O-acyltransferase: protein MCAQNIHSTAFVAPAARLGSNVKIGPFTDIGPEVEIGDDCEIMSHVVITGTVKIGAGAKIYPHAVLGCEPQNNRHRGGKTALVIGRNCTIREGVTMHRGSDDSKGITVIGDNCLFLAYAHVAHDCIIGNNVTFANNVMVGGHVEIGDRVIIGGGGAVHQFVRVGHHAFVGGLAALVNDLIPYGSAIGVNAHLGGLNLIGMRRANMPRSEIHNVRHAVEMLFDRTKTLSDRVIDVGCLYEGSPAVQDLLAFLNIKTKRSYCTPLV from the coding sequence ATGTGCGCGCAAAATATACATAGCACGGCTTTTGTCGCTCCTGCTGCAAGGTTAGGAAGCAATGTAAAAATTGGTCCGTTTACTGATATTGGACCAGAGGTTGAAATTGGCGACGATTGCGAAATAATGAGCCATGTAGTTATAACTGGTACGGTTAAAATAGGGGCTGGTGCAAAGATATATCCGCATGCTGTTCTGGGATGTGAGCCACAAAATAATCGCCATAGAGGGGGTAAGACTGCTTTGGTAATTGGTCGTAATTGTACGATACGTGAAGGGGTGACCATGCATAGGGGCTCTGATGATAGTAAAGGTATTACGGTAATAGGTGATAATTGCTTATTTTTAGCTTATGCTCATGTGGCCCATGATTGTATAATTGGTAATAATGTTACTTTTGCTAATAATGTTATGGTAGGTGGACATGTAGAAATTGGTGATCGTGTAATTATAGGCGGCGGTGGTGCAGTTCATCAATTTGTAAGGGTTGGCCATCATGCGTTTGTTGGCGGGCTGGCCGCTTTAGTTAACGATTTAATTCCATATGGTTCAGCTATTGGTGTAAATGCACATTTAGGGGGGCTTAATTTAATAGGTATGAGGCGGGCAAATATGCCCCGTAGCGAAATACATAATGTGCGGCATGCAGTTGAGATGTTATTTGATAGGACAAAAACGTTAAGTGACCGAGTTATTGATGTGGGTTGTCTTTATGAGGGATCGCCTGCAGTACAAGATTTACTAGCTTTTCTTAATATAAAAACAAAAAGATCTTATTGTACTCCGTTAGTGTGA